Proteins encoded together in one Vallitalea longa window:
- a CDS encoding peptidylprolyl isomerase — MKKFKNFIMGFITATLLLVSVMGVFANGVLKDITAQLSYEIKTKFNGEEVNLTDTDGNELEPILYNGRTYLPVRSLCEKIDINLDWENETKTILLSTKSSELPLEEQIVATINSDTEIYLGEVNLYLLEMKNNLEAMFGPNVWEQNLEDGQSIKEMAENDALESARNSNVAAMIAKEKGIKLTDSEMAVINETAQNYMSNYNEEASKINGINSSTVKITLINQKLLEKLYSKEMDNYKIDEETLNTALNLNTEYKGYQDNGYEYYGVKAKVKHILFSTLDDNNKNLTEEQKAEVEKQAEKILAKAKKGEDFAELAKEYSQDFASKDNGGEYTFARGQMVPEFEEASFSMKPGEIKLIETMYGYHIIKLEEIIEATSDDIEKVKAKEQAIIEMITNNVKIQEFNKKIEKWVLDYKIEINNEIWDKVDVVQLEM, encoded by the coding sequence CAGCAACATTATTACTGGTTAGTGTGATGGGGGTATTCGCTAATGGAGTATTAAAAGATATTACTGCCCAGTTATCATATGAGATAAAAACAAAATTTAACGGTGAAGAAGTCAATTTGACTGATACTGATGGTAATGAGCTGGAACCGATATTATATAATGGAAGAACTTATTTGCCTGTACGTTCATTATGCGAAAAAATAGATATTAATCTGGATTGGGAAAATGAAACCAAGACTATTTTGCTTTCTACAAAATCTTCTGAATTACCTTTAGAAGAACAAATAGTCGCTACTATTAATAGTGATACTGAAATTTATCTTGGAGAAGTTAATTTATATTTGTTAGAGATGAAAAATAACTTGGAAGCAATGTTTGGACCTAATGTTTGGGAACAAAACTTGGAAGATGGACAATCAATAAAAGAGATGGCTGAAAATGATGCATTAGAATCGGCTAGAAATTCTAATGTTGCAGCTATGATAGCTAAGGAAAAGGGAATTAAATTAACTGATAGTGAAATGGCTGTAATAAATGAAACAGCTCAAAATTATATGAGTAACTATAATGAAGAAGCTTCAAAAATAAATGGTATCAATTCATCTACAGTTAAAATAACATTAATAAATCAAAAACTTTTAGAGAAACTATATAGTAAAGAAATGGATAACTATAAAATAGATGAAGAAACTCTTAATACGGCATTAAATCTAAACACTGAATACAAAGGTTATCAAGACAACGGTTATGAATATTATGGCGTCAAAGCGAAAGTAAAACATATATTATTTAGTACTTTAGATGATAATAATAAGAATCTGACTGAGGAACAAAAAGCTGAGGTTGAAAAACAAGCAGAAAAAATCTTAGCCAAAGCTAAGAAAGGTGAAGATTTTGCTGAATTAGCAAAAGAATATTCACAAGATTTTGCTTCAAAAGATAATGGAGGAGAATATACATTTGCAAGAGGTCAAATGGTTCCAGAATTCGAAGAAGCGTCATTTAGTATGAAGCCTGGTGAAATAAAATTGATAGAAACAATGTATGGATATCATATAATCAAATTAGAAGAGATTATTGAAGCAACAAGTGATGATATAGAGAAGGTAAAAGCTAAAGAACAGGCGATTATTGAAATGATAACAAATAATGTTAAAATACAGGAATTCAATAAAAAAATAGAAAAATGGGTATTAGATTATAAAATAGAAATAAATAATGAAATATGGGATAAAGTTGATGTTGTTCAACTGGAAATGTAG
- a CDS encoding RNA polymerase sigma factor, with product MDEKIIIERCRNGCNEYFEILIKKYENMLYKYCFYLTGSKEEGNDLFQETWLKAFTKIKTYSDDYSFKNWLLSIASNTYKDWYRKQKRWSKKIKSYFKSDRMDKEMESIPSNQNLPEEEYITKDISNELKELVIKLKTHYKEVIILYYFEEKSIKEISFILSIPEGTVKSRLSQAKKILKQRMEVKQ from the coding sequence TTGGATGAAAAAATAATAATAGAAAGATGTAGAAACGGATGCAATGAGTATTTTGAGATATTAATCAAAAAATATGAAAATATGTTATATAAGTATTGTTTTTATCTCACTGGATCGAAAGAAGAAGGAAATGACCTTTTTCAAGAGACATGGTTAAAAGCCTTCACTAAAATTAAAACATATTCGGATGATTATTCATTTAAAAATTGGTTGTTATCTATTGCATCCAACACCTACAAGGACTGGTATCGTAAACAAAAGCGGTGGTCTAAAAAAATAAAAAGTTATTTTAAATCTGATAGAATGGACAAAGAAATGGAATCTATACCCTCTAATCAGAATTTGCCAGAAGAAGAGTATATCACTAAGGACATATCTAATGAATTAAAAGAACTAGTGATAAAGCTAAAAACTCATTACAAAGAAGTCATAATCCTGTATTATTTTGAAGAGAAGTCTATAAAAGAAATAAGTTTCATATTAAGTATTCCAGAAGGAACAGTAAAATCCAGATTGAGCCAAGCTAAAAAAATATTAAAGCAAAGAATGGAGGTGAAACAATGA
- a CDS encoding zinc ribbon domain-containing protein: protein MYEKSKFKVIFWVITCIIIAGITGLGVLMGLSSLITERDVMPMMIMGIFLLIIVLVIILAGITVYKDAKKLQLDPWMWILIVMYVPYFIGLIIYLVVRSNEKKRVRCVHCGNPVESDYNICPHCGHELAKVCSNCGKYVNKQFNICPYCGKDL from the coding sequence ATGTATGAAAAAAGTAAATTTAAAGTTATATTTTGGGTTATCACTTGTATTATAATAGCAGGTATTACAGGGCTTGGAGTTCTGATGGGCCTTAGCAGTTTAATTACTGAGAGAGATGTTATGCCAATGATGATAATGGGTATATTTTTATTAATTATAGTACTTGTCATAATATTAGCAGGTATAACAGTCTATAAAGATGCTAAGAAGTTACAGCTAGATCCATGGATGTGGATATTAATTGTAATGTATGTGCCTTATTTTATAGGATTAATCATTTATCTTGTAGTTAGAAGTAATGAGAAAAAAAGGGTCAGGTGTGTTCATTGTGGAAACCCAGTAGAATCTGATTATAATATTTGCCCACATTGCGGACACGAACTTGCGAAGGTGTGCAGTAACTGCGGAAAATACGTTAACAAACAATTTAATATATGCCCATATTGTGGTAAAGATTTATAA
- a CDS encoding vanadium-dependent haloperoxidase, with product MTKTCTQKVNVPGKWEQLSYAGENRVPTKEEPYASSWPTYFFGRDEEGRFLDPEGNVVAFEIRSPDQGIDFQGKQLCIVKKTLAHLTEFQKKVATYWGTGPATKQFTPIADILITTYNISAPRAARILAALQGALNDAFAIAWHFKFKWQIPRPNQYDQRLRTFLCTPRHPSYPAGHATIAGCAEVVLSYFFEADKERLNDLAKQCAISRLYGGVHYPVDLTEGLRLGRQIGQIVVEQLKKQYDINLSQIDYPIRVSKNPKLPPPPYKQIIPYFGDKKCTSLTIDD from the coding sequence ATGACGAAAACATGTACACAAAAGGTTAATGTACCTGGCAAATGGGAACAGCTTTCATATGCAGGAGAAAATAGAGTTCCAACCAAAGAAGAACCTTATGCAAGTTCATGGCCTACATACTTTTTCGGCAGAGATGAGGAAGGAAGATTTCTAGATCCTGAAGGTAATGTAGTAGCTTTTGAAATAAGAAGTCCTGACCAAGGTATTGATTTCCAAGGAAAACAACTATGTATTGTTAAGAAAACTCTTGCACATTTGACAGAATTCCAGAAAAAAGTAGCAACCTACTGGGGAACAGGTCCTGCAACCAAGCAATTTACTCCTATAGCTGATATACTGATTACTACGTATAACATCTCAGCACCAAGAGCGGCTAGAATACTTGCAGCTTTACAAGGAGCGCTGAATGATGCCTTTGCTATTGCGTGGCATTTCAAATTTAAATGGCAAATACCAAGGCCTAACCAATACGACCAGAGATTAAGAACTTTCTTATGTACACCAAGACATCCAAGTTATCCAGCAGGACATGCAACGATAGCAGGTTGTGCTGAGGTAGTATTAAGCTATTTTTTTGAAGCGGATAAAGAAAGGCTTAATGATTTAGCTAAGCAATGTGCAATATCAAGACTCTATGGTGGGGTTCATTACCCCGTTGACCTAACAGAAGGTTTAAGATTAGGTAGACAAATAGGACAAATAGTCGTAGAACAATTAAAGAAACAATATGATATTAATCTTTCACAGATAGATTATCCAATACGAGTTAGCAAAAATCCTAAGCTGCCACCTCCACCATATAAACAGATAATTCCTTATTTCGGCGATAAGAAATGCACATCACTAACTATAGACGATTGA
- a CDS encoding MerR family transcriptional regulator, whose amino-acid sequence MLNDGDNMRIGKFAEYNKVTKDTIRHYMDMGLIIPEKKSGKYHFNERCQKNLEQVLALKSMDFSLNDIKNIFRMQLLGKYSDYEKDEYYRKLFLDKRKTVEEQIVYYTNVKGRLNNEIKKIALTRNKTDNIIGINIECLEMFTCLKCRSDLILYDGRVNNNQIIEGKLRCKCGEEYIIKDGILITDDNMVNYYDEDQYCISDFINNTDTEFINNLYKGIESWHQKIKWSDFSNKVILELGTGYGFVLRNILDDLSDDTIYIAVDHDLTMQKYLKKMLESANCSKNIIFLCCDFSHIPIKNESVDILMDITGTSNYSFNDTRFLLEIIDRYVKKEAYLMGAYILFKNFSERSSIDKTYRKNFMIDNIIKGINDLGYKKITEDYIYDYIKKADKYENYFTKGEKVYLYTFHGKR is encoded by the coding sequence ATGTTAAATGATGGTGATAATATGAGAATCGGGAAATTCGCAGAATATAACAAAGTCACTAAAGATACGATAAGACATTATATGGATATGGGATTAATAATACCTGAGAAAAAATCAGGTAAGTATCATTTTAATGAAAGATGTCAAAAGAATCTAGAGCAGGTATTAGCTTTAAAAAGCATGGATTTCTCATTGAATGACATAAAAAATATATTCAGAATGCAATTATTAGGCAAATACTCAGATTATGAAAAAGATGAATACTATAGAAAATTGTTTTTAGATAAACGCAAAACCGTAGAAGAGCAAATTGTTTATTATACCAATGTTAAAGGAAGGTTAAATAATGAGATAAAAAAAATAGCACTTACGAGAAATAAGACTGATAATATTATTGGTATCAATATAGAATGTCTAGAAATGTTTACATGCTTAAAATGCCGTAGTGATTTAATACTATATGATGGACGAGTTAATAATAATCAAATAATTGAAGGAAAACTAAGATGTAAATGTGGTGAAGAATATATTATAAAAGATGGTATTTTAATTACAGATGATAACATGGTAAACTATTATGATGAAGATCAGTATTGTATTAGTGATTTCATTAACAATACAGATACTGAGTTCATAAATAATTTATATAAAGGTATAGAATCATGGCATCAAAAAATCAAATGGAGTGATTTTAGCAATAAAGTTATTCTGGAATTGGGAACAGGCTATGGATTTGTATTAAGAAATATCCTTGACGATTTATCAGATGATACTATTTATATTGCTGTTGATCATGATTTGACCATGCAAAAATATCTAAAAAAGATGTTGGAAAGTGCGAATTGTAGTAAAAATATAATATTCCTCTGTTGTGACTTTTCACATATACCTATAAAAAATGAATCGGTTGATATTCTTATGGATATAACAGGTACAAGTAATTATAGTTTTAATGATACAAGGTTTTTGTTAGAGATAATTGATAGGTATGTTAAAAAAGAAGCATATCTCATGGGGGCTTATATCTTATTTAAGAATTTTAGTGAAAGAAGTTCTATTGATAAAACATATAGAAAAAATTTCATGATAGATAATATTATTAAGGGTATTAATGATTTAGGCTACAAAAAGATAACCGAAGATTATATATATGATTATATTAAAAAGGCTGATAAATACGAAAACTATTTTACAAAAGGTGAAAAAGTCTATTTATATACATTTCATGGTAAAAGATAA